Proteins from a genomic interval of Arachis hypogaea cultivar Tifrunner chromosome 10, arahy.Tifrunner.gnm2.J5K5, whole genome shotgun sequence:
- the LOC112715695 gene encoding uncharacterized protein produces MLCSAPTAKSGSTWLDRLRSSKGIPTGDGLDLDSFLLTAAHHSPRSLQARSDTIPARPRPTEAHHEPPSMTAVLAELFNMGATLTRTLPSKKCPRKQTHPKFFLANSSPTTTAAATTTTAAATAVRATNSLRANVAAEEVAVIEEEALDRGDDEDNELMKGFTKSEVTMIDTSFPGWKVDKLVFRKNNIWKVRERKHKSNFFTKKKKKTSDVNGIGSSKDNAVNMKREKPMKDSQGYIAHHL; encoded by the exons ATGCTCTGCTCCGCTCCGACCGCGAAGTCCGGTTCAACATGGCTCGACCGCCTCCGGTCCAGCAAAGGCATCCCCACCGGCGATGGCCTTGACCTCGATTCTTTCCTCCTCACCGCAGCTCACCACTCCCCTCGTTCACTCCAGGCCCGGTCCGATACCATCCCGGCCCGACCCCGGCCCACCGAGGCCCATCACGAGCCACCAAGCATGACCGCCGTCCTCGCCGAGCTCTTCAACATGGGCGCCACCCTCACCCGAACCCTACCCTCCAAAAAATGCCCCAGGAAGCAAACCCACCCGAAATTCTTCCTCGCCAATTCTTCCCCAACAACCACCGCCGCCGCCACAACCACTACAGCCGCCGCCACCGCTGTCCGCGCCACCAATTCCCTCAGGGCTAACGTGGCAGCGGAAGAAGTAGCAGTAATAGAAGAAGAAGCGTTGGACCGCGGTGACGACGAAGATAACGAGTTGATGAAGGGTTTCACGAAGAGCGAGGTTACCATGATTGACACGAGCTTCCCTGGTTGGAAGGTGGACAAGTTGGTGTTCAGGAAAAACAATATTTGGAAAGTGAGGGAGAGAAAGCACAAGtcaaatttttttactaagaagaagaagaaaacctcTGATGTTAATGGAATTGGGAGCTCCAA GGACAACGCAGTCAACATGAAACGAGAGAAGCCTATGAAAGACTCCCAAGGATATATTGCACATCATCTCTAA